One genomic window of Sphingopyxis sp. OPL5 includes the following:
- a CDS encoding MaoC family dehydratase N-terminal domain-containing protein, with product MAEAKSDIKQSDEWQKAVAYEITDEDIERQRKLLGFDQAAKTREYIQTATEDNIRNFAHGMGDDKPLYTDPNYAKKTRWGSVIAPGMMAGIINKPMKGDPIPDEIKALKKSLFRGIHVFVSGSQWDFYRPIFPGDTIYSFNGDETCEVKQSEFAGRSVITNRRDVKINQRGEVVAVYRILRVLTERKTAAKKGKYSAIEPASYTDEEMQAIEGIYAAERVQGAEKRWFESVAKGDSVGLQAKGPLTVTDVICFHAGGYGFVPYAPTANRLAHKNRQRIPAFYVKNEHGIPDVAQRLHWDPVWAQAIGNPMAYDYGVMRENYLWQYLSDWAGDDAVITHIHDEIRKFNYMGDVQRVTGEVLAKRQEGGQNLVDVAVKFTNQRDEETVRATATIALPSKDRPQPLYPQVPEELAQKAVQMLARHRELGGD from the coding sequence ATGGCCGAGGCGAAAAGCGACATCAAGCAGAGCGATGAGTGGCAGAAAGCCGTCGCCTATGAGATTACCGACGAGGATATCGAGCGGCAGCGCAAATTGCTGGGATTCGATCAGGCGGCGAAGACTCGCGAATATATCCAGACCGCGACCGAGGATAATATCCGCAACTTCGCGCACGGCATGGGCGACGACAAGCCGCTCTACACCGATCCCAATTATGCCAAGAAGACCCGCTGGGGCAGCGTGATCGCACCGGGCATGATGGCGGGCATCATCAACAAGCCGATGAAGGGCGACCCGATTCCCGACGAGATCAAGGCTCTCAAGAAAAGCCTGTTCCGTGGCATCCACGTTTTCGTGTCGGGGTCGCAATGGGATTTCTATCGCCCGATCTTTCCGGGCGACACCATCTACAGCTTCAACGGCGACGAGACGTGCGAGGTCAAGCAGTCCGAATTCGCCGGGCGCTCGGTGATCACCAATCGCCGTGACGTGAAGATCAACCAGCGCGGCGAGGTCGTCGCGGTCTATCGCATCCTGCGCGTGCTAACCGAGCGCAAGACGGCGGCCAAGAAGGGCAAATATTCGGCGATCGAACCCGCGAGCTATACCGACGAGGAAATGCAGGCGATCGAGGGCATCTACGCCGCCGAACGCGTCCAGGGTGCCGAAAAGCGCTGGTTCGAAAGCGTCGCAAAGGGCGATTCGGTGGGACTGCAGGCGAAAGGCCCGCTGACCGTCACCGACGTCATCTGTTTCCACGCCGGCGGTTACGGCTTCGTGCCCTATGCCCCGACCGCCAACCGCCTCGCGCACAAGAACCGCCAGCGCATCCCGGCCTTTTACGTCAAGAACGAGCATGGCATTCCCGACGTCGCGCAGCGGCTGCACTGGGACCCGGTGTGGGCGCAGGCGATCGGCAATCCGATGGCCTATGACTATGGAGTCATGCGCGAAAATTACCTGTGGCAATATCTCAGCGACTGGGCCGGCGACGACGCCGTCATCACCCACATCCATGATGAGATCCGCAAGTTCAACTATATGGGCGACGTCCAGCGCGTCACCGGCGAAGTGCTGGCGAAGCGCCAGGAGGGTGGCCAGAACCTCGTCGATGTTGCGGTGAAATTCACCAACCAGCGCGACGAGGAAACGGTGCGCGCCACCGCGACGATCGCGCTGCCGAGCAAGGATCGCCCGCAGCCGCTCTATCCGCAGGTTCCCGAGGAACTCGCGCAAAAGGCGGTTCAGATGCTGGCGCGCCACCGCGAACTCGGCGGGGATTGA
- a CDS encoding enoyl-CoA hydratase-related protein yields the protein MADEILIDDDAGVRTITLNRPDRLNALTGSIMAPLADACADAARDASVGCVVVTGAGRGFCAGGDLKEGGADKAVVPANADSGSRTEQGHVRLRTFMETSRLLHEMPKPTIAMVNGPVAGAGIGIAGACDLRFAAKSASFLTAFDRIGAGGDFGSTWFWTKIVGTGVARELFLLGEKLTADEAFAKGLYTRLFDDDVLVGETMKAARRLADGPRMGYRYMKANLNNAEDWAFEAALDAEALNMGLSTSATAMIWREKKKAENPDG from the coding sequence ATGGCTGACGAAATATTGATCGACGATGATGCGGGGGTCCGCACCATCACCCTCAACCGGCCCGACCGGCTCAACGCGCTGACCGGTTCGATCATGGCGCCGCTCGCCGACGCCTGCGCCGATGCGGCGCGCGATGCGTCGGTCGGCTGCGTCGTCGTCACCGGGGCAGGCAGGGGCTTTTGCGCCGGCGGCGATTTGAAGGAGGGCGGCGCCGACAAGGCGGTCGTTCCCGCCAATGCCGACAGCGGCAGCCGCACCGAACAGGGTCATGTGCGCCTCCGCACCTTCATGGAAACGTCGCGCCTGCTCCACGAAATGCCCAAGCCGACGATCGCGATGGTGAACGGTCCCGTCGCCGGGGCGGGCATCGGCATCGCGGGGGCGTGCGACCTGCGCTTCGCCGCGAAAAGCGCCAGCTTCCTGACCGCGTTCGACCGCATCGGCGCGGGGGGCGATTTCGGATCGACCTGGTTCTGGACCAAGATCGTCGGCACCGGCGTCGCGCGCGAGCTTTTCCTGCTCGGTGAAAAACTGACCGCCGATGAGGCCTTCGCCAAGGGACTCTACACCCGCCTGTTCGACGACGACGTGCTGGTCGGCGAAACGATGAAAGCTGCCCGCCGCCTCGCCGACGGCCCGCGCATGGGCTATCGCTATATGAAGGCGAACCTCAACAATGCCGAGGATTGGGCGTTCGAGGCCGCGCTCGATGCCGAGGCGCTCAACATGGGGCTGTCGACCAGCGCGACCGCGATGATCTGGCGCGAGAAGAAGAAGGCCGAAAACCCCGATGGCTGA
- a CDS encoding acyl-CoA dehydrogenase family protein, translated as MDFNDSPAEAAFRAEARAWLAAHAPAHVLTPGEKMPDTEEADRGRAWMRALYAGGWSGLTFPKALGGRGLSGPEAVIFAEEEGKYQLPKGPFTSIGTGMALPVIAKHGSDEQKARFIEATLKGDTTWCQLFSEPAAGSDLAALRTKAVRADDGSGDWIVNGQKVWSSWAHLTDWGILVVRTDPTLPKHKGLTFFVVDMKTPGIETRPIRQISGASEFNETFLTDVRIPDANRLGAEGEGWACCMTVLMGERLGSGAHRSGVEPLIDYAAATPDGHGGTMLDDRAIRQQLAEALAEEQGERFFQARLRTMVSKGENPGALAGMVKLAYAGRYQKTNGLALELRGLAGIAPEAGDTATGDVQYDYIYSTVMRIAGGADEVLRNQIAERVLGMPGEVRMDKNVPFETLKG; from the coding sequence ATGGATTTCAACGACAGCCCGGCGGAAGCCGCCTTCCGCGCCGAAGCACGCGCCTGGCTCGCCGCTCACGCCCCCGCGCACGTGCTGACGCCCGGTGAGAAGATGCCCGACACCGAAGAGGCCGATCGCGGCCGCGCCTGGATGCGCGCGCTTTACGCCGGCGGCTGGTCGGGACTGACCTTTCCCAAGGCGCTCGGCGGGCGCGGCCTGTCGGGACCCGAAGCGGTGATCTTCGCCGAGGAAGAGGGCAAATATCAGCTGCCCAAGGGCCCCTTCACCTCGATCGGCACCGGCATGGCGCTGCCCGTCATCGCGAAGCACGGCAGTGACGAACAGAAAGCGCGCTTCATCGAGGCGACGCTGAAGGGCGACACCACCTGGTGCCAGCTCTTTTCCGAACCCGCCGCTGGCTCGGATCTTGCCGCGCTGCGCACCAAGGCGGTGCGCGCCGACGATGGTAGCGGCGACTGGATCGTCAACGGCCAGAAAGTCTGGTCGAGCTGGGCGCATCTGACCGACTGGGGCATCCTCGTCGTGCGCACCGACCCGACCTTGCCCAAGCACAAGGGGCTGACCTTCTTCGTCGTCGACATGAAGACGCCGGGCATCGAAACCCGCCCGATCCGCCAGATTTCGGGGGCGAGCGAGTTCAACGAAACCTTCCTCACCGACGTCCGCATCCCCGACGCCAACCGGCTCGGCGCCGAGGGCGAGGGTTGGGCGTGCTGCATGACGGTGCTGATGGGTGAACGGCTCGGCTCGGGCGCGCATCGCAGCGGGGTCGAGCCGCTGATCGACTATGCCGCCGCGACCCCCGATGGCCATGGCGGCACGATGCTCGACGACCGCGCGATCCGCCAGCAACTCGCCGAGGCGCTGGCCGAGGAGCAGGGCGAACGCTTTTTCCAGGCGCGGCTGCGCACGATGGTGTCGAAGGGCGAGAACCCCGGCGCGCTCGCGGGCATGGTCAAACTCGCCTATGCCGGTCGCTACCAGAAGACCAACGGCCTCGCGCTCGAACTGCGCGGCCTCGCGGGCATCGCGCCCGAGGCCGGGGATACCGCGACCGGCGACGTCCAGTACGACTATATCTATTCGACCGTGATGCGCATCGCGGGCGGTGCCGACGAGGTGCTGCGCAACCAAATCGCCGAACGCGTGCTCGGCATGCCCGGCGAGGTGCGCATGGACAAGAATGTGCCGTTCGAGACGTTGAAGGGTTAA
- a CDS encoding class I adenylate-forming enzyme family protein: MEVRRISDALKVRATHQSNDIAHDDTRRQITFAEWDREADEVGGGLAAAGLVPGDRVFLPISNAHAIEMAIAVFAVFRAGGIACPISTRLNPREIADYAALCEPRFCLTDAPDLMKDVPLAGCWRVDAMPRDIAALPDQTSLDPAADAEILGTSGTTGKIKGVVISHPDLMTGVTGLNMDRSRSTLNALPLTGSGGNIGIVMLPARGGATAITQQKFDPKGFLELAKEKRPNLVYLVPSMLRLVLDHPDVADYDMEGVKYLMTGTAPLPHDSVKRAAELWPHLRIRNSYGMSEGGVGLGTTSQEQVLKPGCVGKLPAHMQIRDEGGNVITEAGVVGEIYGWQKHARRYWNDEEATAASFKGGWTKTGDLGFVDADGDLIMAGRSKELIIRGGYNITPLEIETVLHLHPAVQQAAVVGVPHEVLGEDIAAAVTLRPGCGEATADDIIAFCKAHLGDNKVPRTLVVMDHMPLNPNGKILKKDLAGPLAKAAEARRRAA; the protein is encoded by the coding sequence ATGGAAGTTCGCCGCATCAGCGATGCCTTGAAGGTGCGCGCGACGCACCAGTCGAATGACATCGCGCACGACGACACGCGGCGGCAAATCACCTTCGCCGAATGGGACCGCGAAGCCGACGAAGTGGGCGGCGGGCTGGCGGCGGCGGGGCTGGTTCCCGGCGACCGGGTATTCCTGCCGATCAGCAATGCGCATGCGATCGAGATGGCGATCGCGGTGTTCGCGGTGTTCCGCGCCGGCGGCATCGCCTGCCCGATCAGCACGCGCCTCAACCCGCGGGAAATCGCCGATTATGCGGCCTTGTGCGAACCGCGCTTCTGCCTGACCGATGCGCCCGATTTGATGAAGGATGTGCCGCTTGCCGGTTGCTGGCGCGTCGATGCCATGCCGCGCGATATCGCGGCGCTGCCCGACCAGACGAGCCTCGACCCGGCGGCCGACGCCGAAATCCTCGGCACCTCGGGCACGACCGGCAAGATCAAGGGCGTGGTGATATCGCACCCCGATCTGATGACCGGCGTCACCGGCCTCAACATGGACCGCTCGCGCTCGACGCTGAACGCGCTGCCGCTCACCGGGTCCGGCGGCAACATCGGCATCGTGATGCTGCCCGCGCGCGGCGGCGCGACCGCGATCACCCAGCAGAAATTCGATCCGAAGGGCTTTCTGGAGCTGGCGAAGGAAAAGCGGCCGAATCTTGTCTACCTGGTGCCGTCGATGCTGCGGCTCGTGCTCGATCATCCCGATGTCGCCGATTACGACATGGAGGGAGTCAAATATCTGATGACCGGCACCGCGCCGCTGCCGCATGATTCGGTGAAGCGCGCGGCCGAACTGTGGCCGCACCTGCGCATACGTAACAGCTATGGCATGTCCGAGGGCGGCGTGGGCTTGGGCACGACCAGCCAGGAACAGGTGCTCAAACCCGGCTGCGTCGGCAAGCTACCCGCGCATATGCAGATCCGCGACGAGGGCGGCAATGTCATCACCGAAGCGGGCGTCGTCGGCGAGATCTACGGCTGGCAGAAGCATGCACGGCGTTACTGGAACGATGAAGAAGCGACCGCAGCGAGCTTCAAGGGCGGCTGGACCAAGACCGGCGACCTCGGCTTCGTCGATGCTGACGGCGATCTGATCATGGCCGGCCGGTCGAAGGAACTGATCATTCGCGGCGGCTACAACATCACCCCGCTCGAGATCGAGACGGTGCTGCATTTGCATCCCGCGGTCCAGCAGGCGGCGGTGGTCGGCGTCCCGCATGAGGTGCTGGGCGAGGATATCGCGGCGGCGGTGACTTTGCGCCCCGGCTGCGGCGAAGCGACCGCCGACGACATCATCGCCTTCTGCAAGGCGCATCTCGGCGACAACAAGGTGCCGCGGACCTTGGTGGTGATGGATCACATGCCACTCAACCCGAACGGGAAGATCCTGAAGAAGGATCTGGCGGGGCCGCTGGCAAAGGCGGCGGAAGCGCGGCGGCGGGCGGCGTAG
- a CDS encoding acyl-CoA thioesterase domain-containing protein, which translates to MNSTTDPIPHYFVHTEEGFEPTGLSRNPWFADAVAGGPISALFAHAIEQAGFDPGFEICRVTIDFLGIVPRAPLVPRIVPVRQGRQAQLYRIELLAGAKMVAQAHVLLARQLDTPEFHPPHPHPAPEDVPEDDFLIGASMAGAIRTRPVMGQVREPGRGVAWMCMNGEVVRGVPASPFVKACLFADFGNGVGSATHAHEWSYANLDIGIQFFRMPRGAWLLLDAHTEGAGNGHAVAQNLFADEDGVYAKGTQTIFVAPGSRR; encoded by the coding sequence ATGAACAGCACCACCGACCCGATCCCCCATTATTTCGTCCACACCGAGGAAGGTTTCGAGCCCACCGGCCTGTCACGCAACCCCTGGTTCGCCGATGCGGTCGCGGGCGGGCCGATCTCGGCGCTGTTCGCGCATGCGATCGAGCAAGCCGGTTTCGATCCGGGGTTCGAAATTTGCCGCGTGACGATCGACTTTTTGGGCATCGTGCCGCGCGCACCGCTGGTCCCGCGCATCGTCCCGGTGCGCCAGGGGCGACAGGCGCAGCTTTACCGCATCGAACTGCTGGCGGGCGCGAAGATGGTCGCGCAGGCGCATGTGCTGCTGGCACGGCAGCTCGACACCCCCGAATTCCATCCCCCACACCCGCACCCCGCGCCCGAGGATGTGCCCGAGGATGATTTCCTGATCGGCGCGAGCATGGCGGGGGCGATCCGGACGCGGCCGGTCATGGGCCAGGTGCGCGAACCGGGGCGCGGCGTGGCTTGGATGTGCATGAACGGCGAGGTCGTGCGCGGCGTGCCGGCGTCGCCCTTCGTCAAGGCGTGCCTGTTCGCCGATTTCGGCAATGGCGTCGGCAGCGCGACGCATGCGCATGAATGGAGCTATGCGAACCTCGACATCGGCATCCAGTTCTTTCGCATGCCGCGCGGCGCATGGCTGCTGCTCGACGCCCACACCGAAGGCGCGGGCAACGGGCATGCGGTGGCGCAGAATCTCTTCGCCGACGAGGACGGCGTCTATGCCAAGGGCACGCAGACGATCTTCGTCGCGCCGGGGTCGCGGCGGTAG
- a CDS encoding acyl-CoA dehydrogenase family protein produces the protein MHFHLTEEQTAIQDAVRGTLAGAWPIERLHAFADGDDDFDRTSWDALMALGLGGTLAPDSGMGLLDAALVCEVVGEAAAPGPLIGQLLAVAAAACSDNGAAKSHLETLASGEKVATLVHGGSAFVPCARAADFFLIVDREAGVRLVAAVDAAIEAVKAADRSRPVSKVAIPADAGETLFAASDPMTGRLADAALVLVAADALGGAQKVTDMSVAYAKEREQFGQPIGRFQALKHQLAHMALDVEPARALLWYAAYAWDAGLPDAPRAAAMAKAHLCDIYVRSTRAAVAAHGGIGYTWEYGLHYWFRRAAFDRAWLGSPAAHRARAAVLAGW, from the coding sequence ATGCATTTCCACCTGACCGAAGAACAGACGGCGATCCAGGACGCGGTGCGCGGCACGCTCGCCGGTGCCTGGCCGATCGAGCGGCTTCATGCCTTTGCCGATGGCGACGATGATTTCGACCGCACCAGCTGGGATGCGCTGATGGCGCTCGGCCTCGGCGGCACGCTCGCGCCCGACAGCGGGATGGGGCTGCTCGACGCCGCGCTGGTGTGCGAGGTCGTGGGCGAGGCGGCGGCACCGGGGCCGCTGATCGGCCAGCTTCTCGCCGTCGCCGCCGCTGCGTGCAGCGACAATGGCGCAGCAAAATCCCATCTCGAAACGCTGGCGAGCGGCGAAAAGGTCGCGACGCTGGTCCACGGCGGCAGCGCGTTTGTCCCTTGCGCGCGCGCCGCCGACTTTTTCCTGATTGTCGACCGCGAAGCCGGGGTCCGCCTTGTCGCCGCGGTCGACGCGGCGATCGAGGCGGTCAAGGCCGCCGACCGCAGCCGCCCTGTATCGAAGGTCGCGATTCCCGCCGATGCTGGCGAGACGCTCTTCGCCGCGAGCGACCCGATGACCGGTCGTCTCGCCGACGCGGCGCTCGTCCTCGTCGCCGCCGACGCGCTCGGCGGCGCGCAGAAGGTCACCGACATGAGCGTCGCCTACGCCAAGGAGCGCGAACAGTTCGGCCAGCCGATCGGGCGTTTCCAGGCGCTCAAGCACCAGCTCGCGCATATGGCGCTCGATGTGGAGCCGGCGCGTGCGCTCCTGTGGTACGCCGCCTATGCCTGGGATGCGGGCCTCCCCGACGCGCCGCGTGCGGCCGCGATGGCAAAGGCCCATCTGTGTGACATCTACGTCCGGTCGACCCGGGCGGCGGTCGCCGCGCATGGGGGCATCGGGTACACTTGGGAATATGGACTCCATTACTGGTTTCGTCGCGCGGCTTTTGACCGGGCATGGCTCGGAAGCCCGGCCGCGCATCGCGCGCGGGCGGCGGTCCTCGCGGGGTGGTGA
- a CDS encoding enoyl-CoA hydratase/isomerase family protein, whose product MADFAHIRIDRHDAGIAAVTVARADIGNASSPEMLGEIRDAFVTLSADRDVRAIILAAEGKHFSVGADFAFLQKLTGMAASEIKDTVYANFQGAARAIYRCPKPTLALVQGAAVTVGCELALACDFRIAADSAMFQESWIKLGIMPPLGGTFLLPRIVGLGRAMEMCLRGKQVRAEEALSIGLVSEVVAKDELAARGMDLARELAASAPLGYATVKQSIQRALESSMEAEWQANLPNQALLLGSQDHREGLAAVTEKRAPVFRGE is encoded by the coding sequence ATGGCTGATTTTGCGCATATCCGCATCGACCGCCATGATGCCGGTATCGCCGCCGTCACCGTCGCGCGCGCCGACATCGGCAACGCTTCCTCGCCCGAAATGCTTGGCGAGATTCGTGATGCGTTTGTTACCCTCTCAGCCGACCGCGACGTCCGCGCAATCATCCTCGCGGCGGAGGGCAAGCATTTCTCGGTTGGCGCCGATTTCGCCTTCCTGCAAAAACTCACCGGCATGGCGGCGAGCGAGATCAAGGACACCGTCTACGCCAATTTTCAGGGCGCCGCCCGCGCCATATACCGCTGTCCGAAACCGACGCTCGCGCTGGTGCAGGGCGCGGCGGTGACGGTCGGCTGCGAACTCGCGCTCGCCTGCGATTTCCGCATCGCCGCCGACAGCGCGATGTTCCAGGAAAGCTGGATCAAGCTCGGCATCATGCCGCCGCTCGGCGGCACCTTCCTGCTGCCGCGCATCGTCGGGCTCGGCCGCGCGATGGAAATGTGCCTGCGCGGGAAACAGGTGCGGGCCGAGGAAGCGTTGAGCATCGGTCTGGTGAGCGAGGTGGTCGCGAAGGACGAACTCGCCGCGCGCGGCATGGACCTCGCGCGCGAACTCGCCGCATCGGCCCCGCTCGGCTATGCGACGGTGAAGCAATCGATCCAGCGCGCGCTCGAAAGCAGCATGGAGGCCGAATGGCAGGCCAATTTGCCCAATCAGGCGCTATTGCTCGGTAGCCAGGATCACCGCGAGGGGCTGGCTGCGGTCACCGAGAAGCGCGCGCCGGTTTTTAGGGGCGAATAA
- a CDS encoding acyl-CoA dehydrogenase family protein, with amino-acid sequence MDLSYGEAAEVFRTEVRAFLSSRWPPAADLRGADLKAFIRTFRAQATDAGYLYRAIPKIYGGSEQSVDVIKAQVIREEFARARAPMEVGGNGMNMTVPTLLEKGSDEQKDLFIRKTVSGDYIWGQGYSEPGSGSDLASVRTKGELSPDGKKWIINGQKIWTSQGMQSTHMFMLVRTEPDAPKHDGITYLLIDLDQPGVTRRPIRQMTGEEGDHTFCEFFFDNAETPVSWQVGERGQGWYVSRTTLKHERASIGGADGLGRQFAKLVELAKEVGRIDDLIVRDKLAQIEGSVLSHRYTSYRLFSCAAAGEDPGPVALMMKLLLTEIGHEMALLAQDLIGEHGFLEPVGAGGRGNRGPRGPEKWLDQIMGSLGNSIAGGASNIQRNIVGERGLGLPRDLAMSGER; translated from the coding sequence ATGGATCTGAGCTATGGCGAGGCCGCCGAGGTCTTTCGTACGGAGGTCCGCGCCTTTCTGTCGTCGCGCTGGCCCCCGGCTGCCGACCTGCGCGGCGCCGATCTCAAGGCCTTCATCCGCACCTTTCGCGCCCAGGCGACCGACGCTGGCTATCTCTACCGCGCGATCCCGAAAATATATGGTGGATCCGAGCAAAGCGTCGACGTCATCAAAGCGCAGGTGATCCGCGAGGAGTTCGCGCGCGCCCGCGCCCCGATGGAAGTCGGCGGCAACGGCATGAACATGACCGTGCCGACCCTGCTCGAAAAGGGCAGTGACGAGCAGAAGGACCTTTTCATCCGCAAGACGGTGTCGGGCGATTATATCTGGGGGCAGGGCTATTCCGAACCCGGCTCGGGCAGCGACCTCGCGAGCGTGCGCACCAAGGGCGAGCTGTCGCCCGACGGCAAAAAATGGATCATCAACGGCCAGAAAATCTGGACGTCGCAAGGCATGCAATCGACGCACATGTTCATGCTCGTGCGCACCGAACCCGACGCGCCGAAGCATGACGGCATCACCTATTTGCTGATCGACCTCGACCAGCCCGGTGTCACCCGCCGCCCGATCCGCCAGATGACCGGCGAGGAGGGCGATCACACCTTCTGCGAATTTTTCTTCGACAACGCCGAGACGCCGGTGAGCTGGCAGGTCGGTGAACGCGGGCAGGGCTGGTACGTCAGCCGCACGACGCTCAAGCACGAACGCGCGAGCATCGGCGGCGCCGACGGGCTCGGGCGCCAGTTCGCCAAGCTGGTCGAATTGGCGAAGGAGGTCGGCCGCATCGACGATCTGATCGTTCGCGACAAGCTCGCCCAGATCGAAGGCTCGGTCCTTTCGCACCGCTACACCAGCTACCGCCTGTTCAGCTGTGCGGCGGCAGGCGAGGATCCCGGCCCGGTCGCGCTGATGATGAAGCTTTTGCTCACCGAAATCGGGCACGAGATGGCGCTGCTCGCGCAGGACCTGATCGGTGAGCATGGCTTCCTTGAGCCCGTGGGTGCGGGCGGACGCGGCAATCGCGGGCCGCGCGGGCCCGAAAAATGGCTCGACCAGATCATGGGTAGCCTCGGCAATTCGATCGCCGGCGGCGCGTCGAACATCCAGCGCAACATCGTCGGCGAACGCGGGCTCGGGCTGCCGCGCGACCTCGCGATGAGCGGGGAGCGCTGA